One region of Mesobacillus boroniphilus genomic DNA includes:
- a CDS encoding enoyl-CoA hydratase, which yields MAIEFSTDTVKLDINGRVAVLELNRPEALNALDVEMIKGITMNLKEICKSDEIDIVVIKGAGRAFSAGGDIKTMLSNTNESDFYHVMDDIHDMIVTLYSMPKVTISAVTGAAAGLGFSLALATDYIIAEPSSKIAMNFIGIGLIPDGGGHFFMEERLGETKAKQLIWEGKTLSATEAFTLGLVDSVPTGDFTESIEGKLQEWLNKPVQAMIKTKKILAEKNRPALLKILELEKYGQFKMRQTEDHQEGIKAFLEKRKPQYKGK from the coding sequence GTGGCGATTGAATTTTCAACGGACACTGTAAAGTTAGACATTAATGGACGTGTTGCAGTCCTTGAGTTAAACAGACCTGAAGCACTGAATGCCCTTGATGTGGAAATGATTAAGGGGATCACGATGAATCTGAAAGAAATCTGCAAGTCTGATGAGATTGATATTGTGGTGATTAAAGGAGCCGGGCGTGCCTTTTCTGCTGGCGGTGATATCAAAACGATGCTTTCCAATACAAATGAAAGCGATTTCTACCATGTGATGGACGATATTCACGATATGATCGTGACTCTGTACAGCATGCCAAAGGTAACAATCAGTGCAGTAACTGGTGCCGCAGCTGGACTGGGCTTCAGCCTTGCGCTTGCGACAGATTACATAATCGCTGAGCCATCAAGCAAGATTGCGATGAATTTTATTGGTATTGGCTTGATACCGGATGGTGGAGGCCACTTCTTCATGGAGGAACGCCTTGGGGAAACGAAGGCGAAGCAACTGATCTGGGAAGGAAAGACGCTTTCTGCCACTGAAGCATTTACACTAGGACTTGTTGACAGTGTGCCAACAGGTGATTTTACAGAATCAATCGAAGGAAAACTTCAGGAATGGCTGAACAAACCGGTTCAGGCTATGATTAAAACGAAGAAAATCTTAGCAGAGAAAAACAGGCCTGCACTATTGAAGATTCTTGAATTGGAGAAATACGGCCAATTTAAAATGCGCCAGACCGAGGACCATCAGGAGGGTATCAAGGCTTTCCTTGAAAAGAGGAAGCCTCAGTACAAAGGTAAATAA
- a CDS encoding YhzD family protein, whose product METYKLTAFEPNGEKLIDESFQAGNDNEAKEIGAKMLEEKNLSEKTHRCTSPRGKLILFHP is encoded by the coding sequence ATGGAAACTTACAAACTGACAGCCTTTGAACCAAATGGGGAAAAACTGATCGACGAATCATTCCAGGCCGGCAATGATAATGAAGCAAAGGAAATCGGTGCAAAAATGCTTGAAGAAAAAAACCTCAGCGAAAAGACACACCGCTGTACATCACCAAGAGGAAAATTGATCCTTTTCCATCCATAA
- a CDS encoding ABC transporter ATP-binding protein — MVLQLEQVTKRFGKFTAVNQLSLNIPEKEMFGFLGANGAGKTTTFRMILGLLDVSEGWITWDGKPINYQTSSIIGYLPEERGLYPKLKVRDQIVYLARLRGMQKQAALKELDYWLNRFKVPEYADKKVEELSKGNQQKIQFIAAVIHKPRLLILDEPFSGLDPVNVEQLKEAVLELKNTGTTIVFASHRMEHVEEMCEHICIMHKGSPVVHGSLREIKRSFGKKNLVIHADFDTSFLKEYAGVAKAKMTAEGIHLQISGEQVAGDILKDIVDKGFIRKFVLEEPSLNDIFIEKVGDSYE; from the coding sequence ATGGTATTGCAGCTTGAACAAGTTACTAAGCGATTTGGCAAATTCACAGCGGTGAATCAGCTTTCACTTAATATTCCAGAAAAAGAAATGTTCGGATTCCTTGGTGCAAATGGTGCCGGGAAAACGACGACTTTCCGTATGATCCTCGGTCTACTGGATGTCTCGGAAGGATGGATTACCTGGGATGGCAAGCCGATTAATTATCAAACGAGCAGTATCATCGGTTACCTGCCGGAGGAAAGGGGACTTTATCCAAAGCTTAAGGTCCGCGACCAGATCGTCTATCTAGCGAGGTTAAGAGGGATGCAAAAACAAGCCGCCCTTAAAGAGCTTGATTACTGGCTTAATCGTTTCAAGGTGCCAGAATATGCGGATAAAAAGGTTGAAGAGCTTTCAAAAGGTAACCAGCAAAAAATCCAATTCATTGCCGCTGTCATCCATAAGCCAAGGCTGTTGATTCTTGATGAGCCGTTCAGCGGACTAGACCCGGTAAATGTTGAACAATTAAAAGAAGCAGTCCTCGAACTGAAAAACACGGGCACGACGATTGTATTTGCGAGCCACCGTATGGAGCATGTAGAAGAAATGTGTGAGCATATTTGCATCATGCATAAAGGAAGCCCTGTCGTTCATGGGTCCCTAAGAGAGATCAAAAGGTCTTTCGGAAAAAAGAATTTGGTCATCCATGCGGATTTCGATACTTCATTCCTAAAGGAGTATGCTGGGGTGGCAAAAGCAAAAATGACGGCAGAGGGAATCCACCTGCAAATCTCAGGTGAGCAGGTTGCCGGAGATATTTTAAAAGATATTGTTGACAAAGGGTTTATCCGTAAGTTTGTCCTTGAAGAACCAAGCCTCAATGATATTTTCATCGAAAAGGTGGGTGATTCATATGAATAA
- a CDS encoding ABC transporter permease — protein MNNFFIILIHTYMSKLKTKSFLVTTILTVGIMLALTNMSNIIDFFNKGDEADKIVVIDETGQLFKPLNEQMKMVNEELVLEKYDGNEESARKAVEEGEYKGFLTLSLNNEELPAASYKAMSIADSAIPGDLQAALQQIKTAMASTQINIAPDQLEKLYAPVEFEKTALEEDAKTEEELNQARGLVYVLLFIIYFAVIMYANMIAMEVATEKSSRVMEIMISSVSPIKQMFAKILGIGLLSLTQLAVLLLVGYFSIKQNLENMEGGFFEFFGFGNVAASTIVYAVIFFILGYFLYATMAAFLGSLVSRIEDVQQMITPMTLLVVAGFMMAMFGLSQPEAPFVKYTSFIPFFSPMLMFLRVGMLNIPFWEIALSIGILVATIAFLAVFGARVYRGGVLMYGKSNSFKDIKKALQLTKNE, from the coding sequence ATGAATAATTTTTTCATTATCCTAATCCATACATACATGAGTAAGTTGAAAACCAAATCCTTTTTAGTTACAACCATCCTGACCGTAGGGATTATGCTTGCACTCACAAATATGTCAAACATCATCGATTTTTTCAATAAAGGTGATGAGGCAGATAAGATCGTTGTCATTGACGAGACTGGCCAGCTTTTTAAGCCGCTGAATGAGCAAATGAAGATGGTCAACGAAGAGCTTGTCCTGGAAAAGTATGATGGAAATGAAGAAAGTGCCAGAAAAGCAGTCGAGGAAGGAGAATATAAAGGCTTCCTTACATTGAGCTTGAACAATGAAGAGCTTCCGGCAGCTTCCTACAAAGCGATGAGCATTGCGGATTCTGCTATTCCTGGAGACCTGCAGGCAGCATTACAGCAGATTAAGACGGCGATGGCTTCCACACAGATCAATATCGCTCCAGATCAATTGGAAAAACTGTATGCTCCAGTTGAATTCGAAAAAACTGCTCTTGAAGAAGATGCCAAGACGGAAGAGGAACTGAATCAGGCAAGAGGATTAGTCTATGTTCTTCTATTCATCATTTATTTTGCAGTTATCATGTATGCCAATATGATCGCTATGGAAGTCGCGACTGAGAAATCATCAAGAGTAATGGAAATCATGATATCCAGTGTATCCCCTATCAAGCAAATGTTTGCGAAGATTCTCGGAATCGGGCTGTTAAGCTTGACTCAGCTCGCCGTTCTCTTGCTTGTAGGGTATTTCTCAATCAAACAGAACCTCGAGAACATGGAAGGTGGATTCTTCGAGTTTTTCGGTTTTGGAAACGTTGCAGCCAGCACAATCGTATATGCCGTAATCTTCTTCATATTAGGGTACTTTCTGTATGCGACTATGGCTGCATTCCTGGGATCGCTCGTCAGCAGGATTGAAGATGTCCAGCAAATGATTACTCCGATGACATTGCTTGTTGTCGCTGGTTTCATGATGGCGATGTTTGGGCTTAGTCAGCCAGAAGCACCGTTTGTAAAATACACATCCTTCATCCCGTTTTTCTCGCCGATGTTAATGTTCCTGAGAGTGGGAATGCTGAACATTCCTTTCTGGGAAATTGCCTTGTCAATCGGAATCCTGGTTGCCACAATAGCCTTCCTGGCTGTTTTCGGTGCCAGAGTCTACCGCGGGGGAGTGCTGATGTACGGAAAATCAAACTCATTCAAGGACATCAAAAAAGCATTGCAGTTAACGAAAAACGAATAA
- a CDS encoding peptidase E: MRQIIAMGGGGFSMEPENPLLDLYILGQAQKQRPKVCFVPTASGDADNYITRFYQAFESHECKPSHLSLFSPPTRDLEAYVMDKDIIYVGGGNTKNLLALWKEWGLDLILRKAWHQGKIMAGVSAGSICWFEEGVTDSFGSGLEPLKTLGFLKGSNCPHYDGEEERRPAYKRFIGSGRVSGGYAADDGAALHYIDEELVKAVSSRPEAKAYHVWETDGKVQEDVVKTLYLG, translated from the coding sequence TTGCGGCAGATTATAGCGATGGGCGGTGGAGGTTTTTCAATGGAGCCGGAGAATCCACTGTTGGATTTGTACATTTTGGGGCAGGCGCAAAAACAGAGGCCGAAGGTTTGCTTTGTGCCGACTGCCAGTGGGGATGCTGACAATTATATTACGAGATTCTATCAAGCTTTTGAAAGCCATGAATGCAAACCTTCACATCTGTCGTTATTCAGTCCGCCGACTAGAGACTTAGAAGCCTATGTTATGGATAAAGATATTATTTATGTTGGGGGAGGAAATACAAAGAACCTGCTAGCTCTTTGGAAGGAATGGGGACTGGATCTCATCCTGAGGAAAGCCTGGCATCAGGGCAAAATAATGGCTGGAGTAAGCGCAGGCTCAATTTGCTGGTTTGAGGAAGGTGTAACAGATTCTTTTGGGAGCGGACTTGAGCCACTTAAAACACTAGGGTTTCTAAAAGGGAGCAACTGCCCGCATTATGATGGCGAAGAGGAACGCCGGCCTGCTTATAAGAGATTTATAGGTTCGGGCAGAGTTTCAGGGGGATATGCCGCAGATGACGGAGCAGCATTGCACTACATTGATGAAGAACTAGTTAAGGCGGTAAGTTCAAGGCCTGAAGCAAAAGCGTATCATGTTTGGGAGACAGATGGAAAAGTGCAAGAAGATGTAGTGAAAACCCTATATCTCGGATAA
- a CDS encoding metallophosphoesterase family protein: MKQVKFLHTADLHLDSPMVGLRHLPKAIFHRLQESTFTALKNITDAAIKHEVDFVVIAGDLFDGEDRSIRAQAVLRNEMGRLADKGIKVYAIHGNHDHLGAKSVTIDFPDNVHFFSDQVEKADFRKNDGTLVHLYGFSYPERHVMERWIERYKKVDGADFHVGLLHGHFEGVSEHGKYAPFRLTDLIDKDFDYWALGHIHKKAVLSQLPYVVYPGNPQGRNRKELGEKGAYIVNLSETGPEVSFFDTADVIWDEAIIDGQDLLSFNALYEKCLDAIDGKRREGNGVLLDIRIEGVNSGLSDVIGKIASGELLELLQDTEKDEDSFVWVHRLKFTEDIAVDRAGLIKQSDFYEELFSTIEQYDDLWNSLSPLFQHSQARRHLGMLSEQEKEELVEDAERILLQMLLKN; encoded by the coding sequence ATGAAACAGGTAAAGTTTTTACATACTGCCGACTTGCATCTTGACAGTCCGATGGTCGGGCTGCGGCATCTGCCGAAAGCCATCTTTCACAGACTCCAGGAGAGCACATTTACGGCTTTGAAAAATATCACGGATGCTGCCATCAAACATGAAGTGGATTTCGTCGTCATTGCAGGGGATCTATTCGATGGTGAGGACCGGAGCATCCGTGCTCAGGCTGTTCTCCGCAATGAAATGGGGAGGCTAGCTGACAAAGGGATAAAGGTATATGCAATCCATGGGAACCATGACCATCTTGGCGCAAAATCTGTAACTATAGATTTTCCTGATAATGTCCACTTTTTCTCGGACCAGGTGGAGAAAGCTGACTTCAGGAAGAATGATGGCACTCTTGTCCATCTATACGGCTTCAGCTACCCTGAGCGGCATGTAATGGAGCGATGGATTGAGAGATATAAGAAGGTTGATGGCGCGGATTTTCACGTTGGTTTGCTTCATGGACATTTTGAGGGAGTGAGTGAGCATGGAAAGTATGCTCCTTTCAGGTTAACGGATCTTATCGACAAAGATTTTGATTATTGGGCACTGGGCCATATACATAAAAAAGCGGTTTTATCACAGCTTCCTTATGTTGTCTATCCTGGAAATCCTCAAGGACGGAACAGGAAGGAACTGGGGGAAAAAGGGGCCTATATTGTTAATTTGTCAGAAACGGGGCCTGAAGTTTCTTTTTTTGACACTGCTGATGTGATTTGGGATGAGGCCATCATTGATGGGCAAGATTTGTTAAGTTTCAATGCACTGTATGAAAAATGCCTGGATGCCATCGATGGGAAAAGAAGAGAAGGAAATGGGGTACTGTTGGACATCCGGATTGAAGGCGTGAATTCGGGTCTGTCGGATGTGATTGGAAAAATAGCCAGTGGCGAACTTCTTGAGCTTCTGCAGGATACTGAAAAGGATGAGGATTCTTTTGTCTGGGTACACAGGCTAAAGTTTACCGAAGATATTGCTGTCGACCGCGCTGGATTGATTAAGCAAAGCGATTTTTATGAGGAGTTATTCAGCACGATTGAGCAATATGATGACTTGTGGAATTCACTGTCTCCGCTATTCCAGCACAGTCAGGCAAGAAGACATTTAGGTATGTTGTCGGAACAGGAAAAAGAAGAATTGGTTGAGGATGCTGAGAGGATCCTTCTCCAAATGCTGCTGAAAAATTGA
- a CDS encoding ATP-binding protein, translated as MRIIELHIYGYGKLEDYVIKSLDQMQIFYGENEAGKSTIMSFIHSILFGFSAKQSAENRYEPKNTPKYGGKIKALFPDRGMAVIERVKGKATGDVTVSLEDGTIGGEELLKDLLKRMDKSIYQAIFSFNIHGLQNIQAMKGDELGRYLFSAGTLGTDKLFNTEGLLLKEMELRFKPSGKRPLLNEKLKDLKDIQTSLKNAEQQNEKYSELVSMKDELMDKIAQLKNEIFMLEQTGIKLREYKRNEKLVIEAAALDGKIKMHDPSFFPEDGLNRLEKLDEQLKSNQARILRVKEKREQLLKDLERHKPNSDLLGMETEIEARIENLPLYDQLKQEKRLLESKLEEITEEIDQLNDKLHTDFNEVNIHEINTSIFIKEQAENIEQTEQRLKTKKLELESAFEEEKKTLAELEARAEAAKEELLDEAERTKLVKDLDLLGNKERIHSELNYVMDQIESAKIKEETEKDRRRQQQKKDFNQLLLLGSILLIVFLWGITNGSWFLAGIGIAGLFLLLTARFKFADKKPMEDKVLSRLLEREKALKANLSSQPEGNAIFIKSLLAKDEETRLRHRELYIKIDQQHDRFEKVVQQFESWEADETQLKQRRTELLRQFGLTDTSAPIKVMDAYHLIEKQKQYFRERKRIKESLKTVAESLMEMESSLKQLAQRFLQNSDLAPVEAAGLLKRTLREAIDQKSRYRELSAKLEEMEEELSSLQKEEMVFSQEKEGLLAQAGAEGEDGFRQKAENSSLVKRWKARLEDIDHQLLASGISDEDREKILTGIPLEEQIEDNDSELVERKRELSAKFDLIADVKHKMKVLEEGGIYSELLHKYKQLQHEFTEDAKEWARYAVARDLLSKTIDRYKNERMPRMLARAESFLSILTDGGYVKIIPQVSGSGFLIERNDHVLFEANELSQATAEQVYVSIRLALAADHYDRYPFPIIIDDSFVNFDHNRTARIIKLLKEMSNNNQILIFTCHRHLLDYFTENEIINLQEKSANIV; from the coding sequence ATGAGAATCATTGAACTGCATATATACGGCTATGGCAAGCTCGAGGATTATGTGATTAAATCATTAGATCAAATGCAGATTTTTTACGGTGAGAATGAAGCGGGAAAATCGACTATCATGTCATTCATCCACAGCATCCTGTTCGGATTTTCTGCAAAGCAAAGTGCTGAAAACCGCTATGAGCCAAAAAATACCCCAAAGTATGGCGGCAAGATAAAAGCTCTTTTTCCAGACAGGGGAATGGCTGTCATTGAGAGAGTGAAAGGCAAGGCTACAGGTGATGTGACTGTTTCTCTTGAAGACGGGACGATTGGCGGTGAAGAATTACTTAAAGACCTTTTGAAACGAATGGATAAGAGTATATACCAGGCCATTTTTTCATTCAATATCCATGGGCTTCAAAATATCCAAGCAATGAAGGGGGATGAGCTTGGCAGGTATTTATTTTCCGCTGGGACGCTTGGCACAGACAAACTTTTCAACACCGAGGGTTTGCTACTAAAGGAAATGGAACTGCGTTTCAAGCCCAGTGGCAAAAGGCCTTTGCTGAATGAGAAATTGAAAGATTTAAAGGACATCCAAACTTCATTGAAGAACGCTGAGCAGCAGAATGAAAAATATTCAGAGCTTGTGAGTATGAAGGATGAATTGATGGATAAAATTGCCCAGCTTAAGAACGAAATTTTCATGCTGGAGCAAACTGGAATTAAGCTTCGTGAATATAAGCGCAATGAAAAGCTTGTCATTGAAGCCGCAGCATTGGATGGAAAAATTAAAATGCATGATCCGTCTTTTTTTCCAGAAGATGGCCTGAACCGGCTTGAGAAGTTGGACGAGCAGCTTAAATCAAACCAGGCTAGAATTTTAAGGGTAAAAGAAAAGAGAGAGCAATTACTGAAAGATCTGGAGAGGCACAAGCCAAACTCCGATTTACTTGGTATGGAAACGGAAATCGAAGCTAGAATCGAAAATCTGCCTTTATATGATCAATTGAAGCAGGAAAAAAGACTGCTTGAATCCAAACTAGAGGAAATAACAGAAGAAATAGATCAGCTAAATGACAAGCTTCATACAGATTTCAATGAGGTAAATATCCATGAAATCAATACAAGTATCTTCATAAAGGAACAGGCCGAAAACATAGAGCAGACAGAGCAAAGGTTAAAGACTAAAAAGCTTGAGCTGGAGTCTGCTTTTGAAGAAGAAAAAAAGACATTGGCAGAACTTGAAGCAAGGGCAGAAGCCGCAAAAGAAGAACTCCTTGATGAAGCTGAACGAACAAAATTGGTGAAAGACCTGGATCTGCTAGGGAATAAGGAGCGGATCCATTCCGAATTGAACTACGTCATGGACCAGATTGAATCGGCCAAAATCAAGGAAGAGACTGAAAAGGATAGACGAAGGCAGCAACAGAAGAAAGACTTTAATCAATTGCTTCTTCTCGGAAGCATTCTTCTGATTGTTTTTCTTTGGGGAATTACAAATGGCTCCTGGTTCTTAGCCGGAATCGGGATTGCAGGCCTGTTCCTTTTGCTGACTGCGCGATTTAAGTTCGCTGACAAAAAGCCAATGGAGGACAAGGTCCTATCCAGGTTGCTGGAGCGTGAAAAAGCGCTTAAAGCAAACTTGAGCAGTCAGCCTGAAGGCAATGCAATTTTTATCAAGAGCTTATTGGCTAAAGATGAGGAGACAAGACTGCGCCATCGGGAGCTGTACATCAAAATTGATCAGCAGCATGATCGGTTTGAAAAAGTAGTTCAGCAATTCGAATCATGGGAAGCAGATGAAACACAATTAAAACAGAGAAGGACAGAATTACTAAGACAATTTGGATTGACGGATACTTCCGCACCTATTAAAGTAATGGATGCCTATCATTTAATAGAAAAACAAAAGCAGTATTTCCGCGAAAGAAAGAGAATAAAAGAAAGTTTAAAGACTGTGGCTGAATCTTTGATGGAAATGGAAAGCAGCCTGAAGCAGCTTGCACAACGATTCCTTCAAAATAGCGATCTTGCTCCGGTCGAGGCAGCAGGACTGTTGAAGCGGACATTGCGCGAAGCAATCGACCAGAAGTCGAGATACCGTGAACTGAGCGCGAAACTGGAGGAAATGGAAGAAGAACTTTCATCACTTCAGAAGGAAGAGATGGTATTCAGTCAAGAAAAGGAAGGATTGCTTGCACAGGCCGGGGCTGAAGGTGAGGATGGATTCAGGCAGAAAGCGGAAAATTCCTCATTGGTAAAACGCTGGAAGGCAAGACTGGAGGATATCGATCATCAGCTGCTTGCATCGGGTATCAGTGATGAGGACCGTGAAAAGATTCTAACAGGAATTCCGCTTGAGGAACAGATTGAGGATAACGATTCCGAGCTAGTAGAAAGAAAGCGGGAGTTATCCGCAAAGTTTGATCTAATAGCCGATGTTAAGCATAAAATGAAGGTGCTTGAAGAAGGCGGCATATACAGTGAATTGCTCCATAAATATAAGCAGCTTCAGCATGAGTTCACGGAAGATGCAAAGGAATGGGCAAGGTATGCGGTGGCCAGGGATTTACTTTCGAAGACAATTGACCGTTATAAAAATGAGCGTATGCCGAGAATGCTGGCCAGAGCCGAAAGTTTCCTATCGATATTGACTGATGGAGGCTATGTGAAGATCATTCCTCAGGTTTCCGGCAGCGGATTCCTAATTGAAAGAAATGATCATGTGTTATTTGAGGCGAATGAGCTAAGCCAGGCAACGGCTGAACAAGTGTATGTATCCATCAGGCTTGCACTTGCTGCCGACCATTATGATCGTTATCCATTTCCGATTATCATCGATGACAGCTTTGTTAATTTTGATCATAACAGGACTGCCCGGATCATTAAGCTGCTGAAGGAAATGAGCAATAACAACCAGATTCTCATTTTTACATGCCATCGCCATTTGCTGGACTATTTTACGGAAAATGAAATCATCAATCTGCAAGAAAAAAGTGCAAATATAGTTTAA
- the yhaM gene encoding 3'-5' exoribonuclease YhaM, which produces MNNGILNHETGDQVELFLLIKHSSKGIASNGKPFLTLILQDQSGEIEAKLWDVSEEDESTYCAESIVKVQGDIQNYRGRNQLKIRQIRPASTADSVKLSDFLETAPVSQDEMSSKLTQYIFEMKNPNIQRVTRHLLKKHMNEFMEYPAATKNHHEFVSGLAYHVISMLDLAKSIASLYPSLDKDLLYAGVILHDLGKVIELSGPISTTYTVEGNLLGHISIMVNEIGKAADELGISGEEVVILQHMVLSHHGKAEWGSPKPPMIKEAEILHYIDNLDAKMNMLDRALARVKPGEFSERVFALDNRSFYKPVFHK; this is translated from the coding sequence ATGAATAATGGAATTTTGAATCACGAAACAGGGGACCAGGTAGAATTGTTTTTATTGATCAAGCATTCGTCAAAAGGGATTGCCAGCAATGGAAAGCCATTTTTGACACTCATCCTCCAGGACCAGAGCGGAGAAATCGAAGCAAAGCTTTGGGATGTATCCGAGGAAGATGAAAGTACTTACTGTGCTGAAAGCATCGTAAAAGTTCAGGGAGATATCCAGAATTACCGAGGGCGAAACCAGTTGAAAATCAGGCAAATCAGGCCTGCTTCCACAGCTGACTCTGTCAAACTCTCTGATTTTCTTGAGACAGCCCCTGTCAGCCAGGATGAAATGAGCAGCAAGCTTACCCAATATATTTTCGAAATGAAAAACCCTAACATCCAAAGGGTTACCAGACATCTATTGAAAAAGCATATGAATGAATTCATGGAATATCCTGCAGCGACTAAAAATCATCATGAATTTGTTTCAGGACTTGCGTATCATGTCATTTCTATGCTTGATCTGGCGAAGTCAATCGCATCGCTGTATCCAAGCCTTGATAAGGATCTTTTGTATGCGGGAGTAATCCTCCATGATTTAGGCAAAGTAATTGAGCTATCCGGTCCGATTTCAACAACTTACACAGTGGAAGGGAATTTGCTCGGACACATATCGATCATGGTCAATGAGATTGGCAAGGCAGCCGATGAGTTAGGCATTAGTGGAGAGGAAGTAGTCATACTTCAGCATATGGTATTGTCCCATCACGGCAAAGCAGAGTGGGGCAGTCCTAAACCGCCAATGATCAAGGAGGCAGAAATTCTGCATTATATCGATAATCTGGATGCGAAAATGAATATGCTGGACCGCGCGCTTGCAAGGGTTAAACCTGGTGAGTTCTCCGAAAGAGTATTCGCGCTTGATAACCGGTCCTTTTACAAGCCTGTATTCCATAAGTAA
- a CDS encoding sporulation YhaL family protein — translation MSIPIWVIAVAAGIVFSAFMAVKTGKEEREEEMESIEREGELYMKRLEREKEQRENSAEA, via the coding sequence ATGTCAATTCCAATCTGGGTAATAGCAGTCGCAGCAGGAATCGTATTCAGTGCCTTCATGGCAGTGAAAACAGGGAAAGAAGAACGGGAAGAAGAAATGGAAAGCATTGAACGAGAGGGCGAGCTTTACATGAAGCGGCTTGAAAGAGAAAAAGAACAGCGTGAAAATTCGGCGGAAGCATAA
- a CDS encoding peptidylprolyl isomerase translates to MKKMIISLTVAAGVMGLGACSNDNADSSEVIVESKAGNITKEELYQSMKEKYGEQALQELLYQKVLAENYKVTDKEVEEKVAELKEELGENFELVLQQNQLKDEEELKEVLKDQLLMEKAALKDVKVSEEEVKKRYEEYKPEIKASHILVEDEKTAQEVKKKLEDGAKFEDLAKEYSTDPGSAANGGDLGFFGPGKMVPEFEEAAYALDVNEISEPVQSQHGFHIIKVTEKKEKESYEEMKDKLEYELKLAQLDSNKIQEVLKSELEAADVKIKDKDLKGAAEFPEAQTPQ, encoded by the coding sequence ATGAAAAAAATGATAATTTCCCTTACGGTTGCAGCCGGAGTTATGGGATTAGGCGCATGCAGCAACGATAATGCCGATTCTTCAGAAGTAATCGTTGAGTCGAAAGCAGGTAACATTACCAAGGAAGAGCTTTATCAATCAATGAAGGAAAAGTATGGAGAGCAAGCACTTCAAGAATTGCTTTACCAGAAAGTTCTTGCGGAAAATTATAAAGTGACAGATAAAGAGGTTGAGGAAAAAGTGGCCGAGCTTAAGGAAGAGCTTGGAGAGAACTTCGAGCTAGTTCTTCAGCAAAACCAGCTTAAAGACGAGGAAGAATTAAAAGAGGTCCTAAAAGACCAGCTTCTTATGGAAAAAGCTGCACTTAAAGATGTAAAGGTCAGCGAAGAAGAAGTTAAAAAGCGCTACGAAGAGTACAAGCCTGAAATAAAGGCAAGCCACATCCTTGTAGAAGATGAAAAAACTGCACAGGAAGTAAAGAAAAAGCTTGAAGACGGAGCTAAGTTCGAAGACTTGGCGAAGGAATATTCAACAGATCCTGGTTCTGCTGCAAATGGTGGAGACCTTGGATTCTTCGGACCTGGCAAAATGGTTCCTGAATTCGAAGAAGCTGCTTATGCCCTTGATGTAAATGAAATCAGCGAGCCAGTCCAATCACAGCACGGCTTCCACATCATCAAGGTAACTGAGAAGAAAGAAAAAGAATCTTACGAAGAAATGAAGGACAAGCTTGAGTATGAGTTGAAGCTTGCTCAGCTAGACTCTAACAAGATCCAAGAGGTCCTAAAGAGTGAACTAGAAGCTGCTGACGTTAAAATCAAGGATAAAGACCTAAAAGGCGCTGCTGAATTCCCAGAAGCGCAAACACCACAATAA
- a CDS encoding YjcZ family sporulation protein — protein sequence MGHYNSGFALIVVLFILLIVVGAAYL from the coding sequence ATGGGCCACTATAATTCAGGCTTTGCGTTAATCGTTGTCCTGTTCATCTTGCTGATCGTTGTAGGTGCTGCTTACCTGTAA
- a CDS encoding YjcZ family sporulation protein yields the protein MGAGYGGGFALIVVLFILLIIVGAAWL from the coding sequence ATGGGTGCAGGATACGGCGGCGGCTTTGCGTTAATTGTCGTGTTATTCATTCTGTTAATCATCGTGGGTGCAGCTTGGCTTTAA
- a CDS encoding YjcZ family sporulation protein — protein MSGGGCGYGGGFALIVVLFILLIIIGASWL, from the coding sequence ATGTCTGGAGGAGGCTGTGGATACGGCGGCGGCTTTGCGTTAATTGTCGTGTTATTCATTCTGTTAATCATCATCGGTGCATCTTGGCTGTAA